A part of Myxococcus landrumus genomic DNA contains:
- a CDS encoding c-type cytochrome has translation MKRLLWMCFSATVLVSNGALASEALSKAKNCSTCHSASARLVGPSYKEISAKYGKQKDAEDKLAQRVQKGSSGVWGIVPMPANKEVSDAEARALVKWIMSQK, from the coding sequence ATGAAGCGTTTGCTGTGGATGTGTTTTTCCGCGACGGTGCTGGTGTCCAACGGGGCCCTGGCGAGCGAGGCCCTGTCGAAGGCCAAGAACTGTTCGACGTGTCATTCCGCGTCGGCGCGGCTGGTCGGGCCTTCCTACAAGGAGATTTCCGCCAAATACGGCAAGCAGAAGGATGCCGAAGACAAGCTGGCGCAGCGGGTGCAGAAGGGCAGCAGCGGCGTCTGGGGGATTGTTCCAATGCCAGCGAACAAAGAGGTCTCCGATGCGGAGGCCCGCGCGCTGGTGAAATGGATCATGTCGCAGAAGTAA
- a CDS encoding ABC transporter permease: MDTLLGGWRQTLRALLRNPGFALSCILLLAVGIGTSTALFSVVDGVLLRPLPYPNPERLVKLSELSREGKPMRFSDPNFEDVQARSRTLGAVAQVSGAMSVTVTGTDEPTFANLVFSSRDFFRAFGVQPVTGRSFTEDEQSAGGAPVVMVSQAFWKRHLGGRPLPMSETLSFEGRAHTVVGVMPESFDYPVGAQMWVPREQQRRHASRTAHNWNVVGRLSPGVDLRAVQAELTGIARELKEQHGVETGMQDVAVVSLHESLVGSARSTLYMLLGAAALLLLVAGANVTNLLLARAATRRRELAVHVALGAGPGALVRQFLSESLLLSLMGGALGALFATWAVPAMLAVESSHLPRAAEVSVNATALLFAFGLSLLLAVGLGLVTALRAARQSPWATLTQSGRTQAGGGGAERMRRALVVGQLALALVLLVGAALLGRSLLGLLSVDPGYRTEDVAVLSLVLPPAREEAVGRQNVQFQEHLISKLAALPGVRAVGAVSSFPLEGGFSGNGTFVVLNRPDEVKNFDDFGRLAHERERSGYAEYRVASEGYFGALDIPLVRGRLFDARDTVDAPHVAVISEALAKAQWPGEDPLGKLIQFGNMDGDLRPFTVVGVVADVRDQGLDEAPKGTFYGCSRQRLGVSSSFHLAVHGPSGSEALVAAVRPVLRELAPELPARLRTVESLHSSSLAARRFSLLLLGAFGVVALLLSVAGLAAVVSYAVAQRTQEFGIRFALGATTGDVLKLVLRQAAVLAGTGVVLGTLAALALSRGLSGMVYGVSTTDPLVLAGVATLLLGVALLASWLPARRASRVDPMTVLRSGG, encoded by the coding sequence GTGGACACCCTTCTTGGAGGATGGCGCCAGACGCTGCGCGCACTGCTCCGCAACCCTGGCTTCGCGCTCAGTTGCATCCTGTTGCTGGCGGTCGGAATCGGGACGAGCACCGCCCTCTTCAGCGTGGTCGATGGGGTGCTGCTGCGCCCCTTGCCCTACCCGAACCCCGAGCGCCTCGTGAAGTTGTCGGAGCTGTCGCGCGAGGGCAAGCCGATGCGGTTCTCGGACCCCAACTTCGAGGATGTGCAGGCACGCAGCCGCACCCTCGGTGCGGTGGCCCAGGTGTCGGGCGCGATGAGCGTCACCGTCACCGGAACGGACGAGCCCACCTTCGCCAACCTGGTGTTCTCCTCGCGTGACTTCTTCCGGGCCTTCGGGGTCCAGCCTGTCACGGGCCGCTCGTTCACGGAGGACGAGCAGAGCGCTGGCGGGGCTCCCGTGGTGATGGTCAGCCAGGCCTTCTGGAAGCGCCACCTGGGAGGCCGGCCGTTGCCCATGTCGGAGACGCTCTCCTTCGAGGGCCGTGCCCACACCGTGGTGGGCGTGATGCCCGAGTCCTTCGACTATCCGGTGGGCGCGCAGATGTGGGTGCCACGCGAGCAGCAGAGACGCCATGCCAGCCGCACCGCGCACAACTGGAACGTCGTGGGCCGCCTGTCGCCCGGTGTCGACCTGCGCGCGGTGCAGGCGGAGCTGACGGGCATCGCGCGTGAGCTCAAGGAGCAGCATGGCGTGGAGACCGGCATGCAGGACGTCGCCGTGGTGTCGCTCCATGAGAGCCTCGTGGGCAGTGCCCGGTCGACCCTCTACATGCTGCTGGGCGCGGCGGCGTTACTGCTCCTGGTCGCGGGAGCCAACGTCACCAACCTGCTGCTCGCCCGGGCGGCGACGCGCCGGCGTGAGCTCGCGGTCCATGTCGCGTTGGGGGCGGGGCCGGGGGCGTTGGTGCGCCAGTTCCTCTCGGAGTCCCTGCTGCTGTCGCTGATGGGTGGGGCCCTGGGCGCGCTGTTCGCCACCTGGGCCGTGCCCGCGATGCTCGCCGTCGAGTCGAGCCACCTGCCGCGCGCCGCGGAGGTCTCCGTGAATGCCACCGCGCTGTTGTTCGCGTTCGGGCTCTCGCTGCTGCTCGCGGTGGGCCTGGGGCTGGTGACGGCGCTGCGCGCGGCGCGCCAGAGCCCCTGGGCCACGCTCACGCAGTCCGGGCGGACGCAGGCCGGGGGCGGGGGAGCGGAGCGCATGCGCCGGGCCCTGGTGGTCGGACAGCTCGCGCTCGCGCTCGTGTTGCTGGTGGGCGCGGCGCTGCTCGGGCGCAGCCTGTTGGGGTTGCTCTCGGTGGACCCGGGCTACCGCACCGAGGACGTCGCGGTCCTCAGCCTGGTGCTTCCTCCGGCGAGGGAGGAGGCCGTGGGGCGACAGAACGTGCAGTTCCAGGAGCACCTCATCTCGAAGCTGGCCGCGCTGCCGGGAGTTCGCGCGGTGGGTGCGGTGAGCAGCTTCCCCCTCGAGGGCGGCTTCTCGGGCAATGGCACCTTCGTCGTGCTCAACCGTCCCGATGAGGTGAAGAACTTCGATGACTTCGGGCGGCTGGCGCATGAGCGAGAGCGGTCCGGCTACGCGGAGTATCGCGTGGCGAGCGAGGGCTACTTCGGCGCGCTCGACATTCCGCTGGTGCGAGGGCGCCTCTTCGATGCTCGCGACACCGTGGATGCGCCGCATGTGGCGGTCATCAGCGAGGCGCTCGCGAAGGCCCAGTGGCCCGGTGAGGACCCGCTGGGCAAGCTCATCCAGTTCGGCAACATGGACGGAGACCTGCGCCCCTTCACCGTCGTGGGCGTGGTGGCGGACGTTCGAGACCAGGGCTTGGATGAGGCGCCGAAGGGGACGTTCTATGGCTGCTCACGGCAGCGGCTGGGGGTGTCCTCCTCCTTCCATCTCGCGGTGCACGGTCCCTCGGGCTCCGAGGCGCTGGTCGCGGCGGTGAGGCCCGTCCTGCGCGAGCTGGCTCCGGAGCTTCCGGCGCGCCTGCGCACGGTGGAGAGCCTTCACTCGAGCTCGCTGGCCGCGCGGCGCTTCAGCCTCTTGTTGTTGGGTGCGTTCGGCGTGGTGGCGCTGTTGCTCTCGGTGGCGGGCCTCGCGGCCGTGGTGTCCTATGCGGTGGCGCAGCGCACGCAGGAGTTCGGCATCCGCTTCGCCCTGGGCGCGACGACCGGGGATGTGCTGAAGCTGGTGCTCCGGCAGGCGGCCGTCCTCGCGGGGACGGGCGTGGTGCTCGGCACGCTGGCGGCGTTGGCGCTCAGCCGGGGGCTCTCGGGAATGGTGTATGGCGTGAGCACCACCGACCCGCTGGTCCTCGCGGGGGTGGCGACGCTCCTGCTCGGCGTCGCGCTGCTCGCGAGCTGGCTGCCCGCCCGCAGGGCCTCTCGCGTGGACCCGATGACGGTGCTGCGCTCGGGGGGCTGA
- a CDS encoding aminotransferase class I/II-fold pyridoxal phosphate-dependent enzyme produces MNHETFLAARDEWRSKRPDLVDLAELNVYRSLGPSFEAIAPSTHHEAPYRCHLAERFLAHLGLEAGLKARTQVSHGVRRSLRVLFGWLASRKARVGIPDDVYPVYLQLAREAGVDVVRFQAREGLPKLDTCDALLLCEPLKPWGRTPSGEEQARVEAWVREAPGQRVLLVDSAYATPPTPWTLRLMHEELAFVLVSLSKGWLLPDHVGLCITPSRWKEDARAAFAPLSKDEQKLRIGYAALTEHAARPRQVSEILAERARLRNAFITDRPGLRAAPCVGYFAVSQCSFEELLEQGVLGVPASVFGGPERMSILSSLLPAGRVPAAHR; encoded by the coding sequence ATGAATCACGAGACATTTCTCGCGGCGCGTGACGAGTGGCGGAGCAAGCGCCCCGACCTGGTCGACCTGGCGGAGCTCAATGTCTATCGGAGCCTCGGACCGTCGTTCGAGGCCATCGCGCCATCGACGCATCACGAAGCGCCCTACCGCTGTCATCTCGCGGAGCGGTTCCTCGCTCACCTTGGACTCGAGGCCGGACTCAAGGCCCGGACGCAGGTCAGCCACGGCGTGAGGCGGTCCCTGCGGGTGTTGTTCGGGTGGCTCGCGTCGCGCAAGGCCCGCGTCGGAATCCCCGACGACGTGTATCCGGTGTATCTCCAGCTCGCGCGGGAGGCGGGCGTCGACGTCGTTCGCTTCCAGGCGCGGGAGGGACTTCCCAAGCTCGACACCTGTGATGCGCTCCTCCTCTGCGAGCCACTCAAGCCCTGGGGACGTACTCCCTCGGGCGAAGAGCAGGCGCGAGTGGAGGCGTGGGTTCGCGAGGCGCCAGGGCAACGGGTCCTGCTGGTGGACTCCGCCTACGCGACACCTCCAACGCCTTGGACGCTCCGGCTGATGCATGAAGAGCTCGCCTTCGTCCTCGTCTCGCTCTCCAAGGGCTGGCTCCTCCCGGACCATGTCGGGTTGTGCATCACGCCCTCACGGTGGAAGGAGGATGCACGGGCCGCGTTCGCACCGCTGTCGAAGGACGAGCAGAAGCTGCGCATCGGCTACGCGGCCCTCACGGAGCATGCGGCACGGCCGCGACAGGTCAGCGAAATCCTGGCGGAGCGAGCACGCCTCCGGAATGCCTTCATCACCGACAGGCCAGGGCTCCGCGCTGCTCCCTGCGTGGGCTACTTCGCCGTGTCCCAGTGCTCCTTCGAGGAGCTCCTGGAGCAAGGGGTCCTCGGAGTGCCAGCCTCCGTCTTCGGTGGCCCGGAACGGATGAGCATTCTCTCGAGCCTGCTCCCCGCCGGGCGTGTCCCCGCGGCACATCGCTGA
- a CDS encoding efflux RND transporter periplasmic adaptor subunit: protein MKPQAPDTNETEPRVPPPAKPGRGWAWGLGAALLVLLSLGVAPRLERERALDRRAEESRQPPLVATVPVRRATSKAELTLPGTVLPIQKASLHARISGFVGRIHVELGDKVRAGQLLAEIEAPELQAECKRARARLDETERNLEFAQASAERNQTLAREGNVSHEASEEARARANSAEAALKGAKAEVERLEALYAYRRVVAPFEGLIVRRNVDPGALVTAGSATGVTSLFEMAQTHALKVYVDVPQSLASDIHPGLEARITTLDAPARALPGRVVRTSGVLDPGTRTLLTEVQLTNEHGLFAGAFVRVRLLIERDVPPLLVPASALAARREGMTLLVVDAANAVQQRVVVLGRDLGSQVEVLEGVSEADRVVLSPPDTLGEGSVVRVAQGQAAL, encoded by the coding sequence GTGAAGCCGCAAGCCCCCGACACGAATGAGACGGAGCCCCGGGTTCCTCCTCCCGCGAAGCCGGGCAGGGGATGGGCGTGGGGGCTGGGCGCCGCGCTCCTGGTGCTGCTGAGCCTGGGGGTGGCGCCTCGGCTCGAGCGGGAGCGCGCGTTGGACCGCCGCGCGGAGGAGTCCCGCCAGCCTCCGCTGGTGGCCACCGTGCCGGTGCGTCGCGCCACGTCGAAGGCGGAGCTCACGCTGCCGGGCACGGTGCTCCCCATCCAGAAGGCCTCGCTGCACGCGCGCATCAGCGGCTTCGTGGGGCGCATCCACGTCGAGCTCGGCGACAAGGTCCGCGCGGGCCAGCTCCTCGCCGAAATCGAGGCGCCCGAGCTCCAGGCCGAGTGCAAGCGGGCCCGGGCCCGACTGGACGAGACGGAGCGCAACCTCGAGTTCGCCCAGGCGTCCGCGGAGCGAAACCAGACGCTCGCGCGAGAAGGGAACGTCAGCCACGAGGCCTCCGAGGAGGCTCGGGCGCGGGCGAACTCCGCGGAGGCCGCGCTGAAGGGCGCGAAGGCGGAGGTGGAGCGGTTGGAGGCCCTGTATGCCTACCGTCGCGTGGTGGCACCCTTCGAGGGCCTCATCGTCCGCCGCAACGTGGACCCTGGAGCGCTCGTCACCGCGGGGAGCGCCACGGGGGTGACGAGCCTCTTCGAGATGGCCCAGACGCACGCGCTGAAGGTGTACGTGGACGTGCCGCAGTCGCTCGCGAGCGACATCCACCCGGGGCTCGAGGCGCGCATCACCACGTTGGACGCACCCGCCCGGGCGCTCCCGGGGCGCGTGGTGCGGACCTCTGGCGTGTTGGACCCGGGGACCCGGACGCTGCTCACGGAGGTGCAGCTCACCAACGAGCACGGGTTGTTCGCGGGGGCCTTCGTCCGCGTCCGGCTGCTCATCGAGCGGGACGTTCCGCCCTTGCTCGTCCCCGCCAGTGCGCTGGCCGCGCGTCGTGAGGGGATGACCTTGCTGGTGGTGGACGCGGCGAACGCGGTCCAGCAGCGCGTGGTGGTGCTGGGGCGCGACCTGGGCTCGCAGGTCGAGGTGTTGGAGGGCGTATCCGAGGCGGACCGCGTGGTGTTGAGTCCACCGGATACGTTGGGGGAGGGGAGCGTGGTGCGTGTTGCCCAGGGGCAGGCTGCCCTGTAG
- a CDS encoding alpha/beta hydrolase, with amino-acid sequence MRKCIGASRECLATVGGLSLRAAAQTRSHRMKAITFRSGPHTLAGNLHLPGDFSESRQHPTLVVVHPGGGVKEQTAGLYAAKLALDGFVALAYDASFQGDSSGEPRHLEDPSARVEDIRAAVDHLTTLPFVQRERIGVLGICAGGGYAINAAMTDSRLKAVGAVSAVNIGAMIRLGWDGNTAPAQTLGLRDAGAARRTAEQGGEAIASMPLAPTSPDPSLPPDLRDALDYYHTARAQHRNSPSKTPLRSLSQLVGYDAFHLAELLLTQPLQLVAGSKAGSLWHSQQVLERAASRDKRLHIVEGANHMDLYDGSRFVAEALAKLVPFYREKL; translated from the coding sequence ATGCGCAAGTGCATTGGCGCGTCCCGCGAGTGCCTCGCGACGGTGGGCGGCCTATCTCTCCGTGCAGCAGCACAGACACGGAGCCACCGCATGAAAGCCATCACGTTCCGAAGTGGGCCCCACACCCTCGCCGGCAACCTTCACCTGCCCGGGGACTTCTCCGAGAGCCGCCAGCACCCGACGCTCGTCGTCGTCCACCCGGGAGGCGGCGTCAAGGAGCAGACGGCGGGCCTCTACGCCGCGAAGCTGGCGCTCGACGGCTTCGTCGCCCTCGCCTACGACGCTTCATTCCAGGGCGACAGCAGCGGTGAACCCCGCCACCTCGAGGACCCTTCCGCACGCGTCGAGGACATCCGCGCCGCCGTGGACCACCTCACGACGCTGCCCTTCGTCCAGCGCGAGCGCATCGGCGTCCTCGGCATCTGCGCCGGTGGGGGTTACGCCATCAACGCGGCCATGACCGACTCGCGGCTGAAGGCGGTGGGCGCGGTGAGCGCGGTCAACATCGGCGCGATGATTCGCCTGGGCTGGGATGGGAACACAGCCCCCGCACAGACGCTGGGACTGCGCGACGCTGGCGCCGCGCGACGCACGGCCGAACAGGGCGGAGAGGCCATCGCATCCATGCCGCTCGCACCCACCAGCCCCGACCCGAGCCTTCCGCCGGACCTCCGCGACGCCTTGGACTACTACCACACGGCTCGCGCCCAGCACCGCAACTCGCCGAGCAAGACCCCGCTGCGCAGCCTGAGCCAGCTCGTCGGCTACGACGCCTTCCACCTGGCCGAGCTGCTGCTGACCCAGCCGCTGCAACTCGTCGCGGGCAGCAAGGCGGGCTCGCTGTGGCACAGCCAACAAGTGCTCGAACGGGCGGCGAGCCGCGACAAGAGACTCCACATCGTCGAAGGCGCCAACCACATGGACCTCTACGATGGCTCCCGGTTCGTCGCCGAGGCGCTGGCGAAGCTCGTCCCCTTCTATCGGGAGAAGCTCTAG
- a CDS encoding AraC family transcriptional regulator: protein MTQRFRVAYTLPRRLAEMGISPEAVLQRAGLPLGLFDLEKILVTTDELFALYRGMTESSEDPAIGLKLGTENRVEQYDPVAIAGLYARSFRDAIERIARYKQLICPEELRLHERGDESEVRFVWTFSDEREPPLLVDHCFSWLVGIGRKGTERPLNPRRVEFQRATEHKPMYEAHFGCPVKFKASHDSLVFHRADLDLPFVSHNPDMLGVIAPQLELELGKRLAQSSLSERARSVLKRQLAGQRPAIQQVASELCVSTRTLQRRLNEEGFSFQSLLEEARRELARHYLAHSPLELSEIAYLLGYEDANSFFRAFHHWEGVPPGQWRVVQARA, encoded by the coding sequence ATGACTCAACGATTTCGCGTCGCCTACACGCTGCCGAGACGGCTCGCGGAGATGGGCATCTCGCCGGAGGCAGTGCTCCAACGAGCCGGCCTGCCGCTGGGCTTGTTCGACCTGGAGAAAATCCTGGTCACCACCGACGAGCTCTTCGCGCTGTACCGCGGGATGACGGAGAGCAGCGAGGACCCGGCCATCGGACTCAAGCTGGGGACCGAGAACCGCGTCGAACAGTATGACCCGGTCGCCATCGCCGGCCTGTACGCCCGCTCCTTCCGGGACGCCATCGAGCGCATCGCGCGCTACAAGCAGCTCATCTGCCCCGAGGAGCTCCGGCTACACGAGCGAGGTGATGAGAGCGAGGTTCGCTTCGTCTGGACGTTCAGCGATGAGCGCGAGCCGCCCCTGCTGGTGGACCACTGCTTCTCGTGGTTGGTAGGCATCGGCCGCAAGGGCACCGAGCGCCCGCTCAACCCGAGGCGGGTGGAGTTCCAGCGCGCCACCGAACACAAGCCCATGTACGAGGCACACTTCGGCTGTCCGGTGAAGTTCAAGGCGAGCCATGACTCGCTGGTCTTCCATCGGGCGGACCTCGACCTGCCCTTCGTCTCGCACAACCCGGACATGCTGGGCGTCATCGCGCCGCAGCTCGAACTGGAGCTGGGCAAACGGCTCGCGCAGTCGAGCTTGAGCGAGCGCGCCAGGAGCGTCCTGAAGCGCCAGCTCGCGGGTCAGCGTCCCGCCATCCAGCAGGTCGCCAGCGAGCTGTGTGTGAGCACCCGGACGCTGCAGCGCCGTCTCAACGAAGAGGGCTTCTCCTTCCAGAGCCTGCTCGAGGAAGCCCGGCGTGAACTGGCCCGGCACTACCTGGCCCACTCGCCGCTGGAGCTCAGCGAGATTGCGTACCTCCTGGGCTACGAGGACGCAAACTCCTTCTTCCGCGCCTTCCACCACTGGGAAGGTGTCCCACCGGGCCAGTGGCGGGTGGTGCAAGCCCGGGCCTGA
- a CDS encoding radical SAM protein has protein sequence MDTAFVAFIPLSNWLRGFDRYRMKYSKASIGESTFPDAFYMLREDEPWTPGLEKARRLVAKLGRAKDRIVALRAKLPTSGAPAMHPNDTTGTGIGWRWPFPEVPLSGVAWVGEDGTLKPTFHEEVTAQAFLLDDTGLAAWEDCRPRTFSVLPVAKACQAKCAFCFSKASVSDLARQRSVSLEVQLRWADLAKARGAERAVITGGGEPTLLAPKQLQALVHGLAERFTKTLLITNGARLDAEQVRALRDAGLSALALSRHGVTREDDARIMGVSVDSGALARAFGLRSRAICVLQRGGVDDVEKVRAYLERSAREGFHEVCFKELYVSSLSENPWAPSAVNRYCEDHQVPLAVVLRAMEVAGFTKVAELPWGSPVFEGEVAGRVLRVAAYTEPSVGWERTHRLVRSWNLMSDGTCLASLEDPASELRS, from the coding sequence ATGGATACCGCCTTCGTCGCCTTCATTCCGCTCTCGAACTGGCTGCGCGGCTTCGACCGGTACCGCATGAAGTACTCGAAGGCCTCCATCGGGGAGTCGACCTTTCCCGACGCGTTCTACATGTTGAGGGAGGACGAGCCCTGGACGCCGGGGCTCGAGAAGGCGCGGCGGCTGGTGGCGAAGCTGGGCCGCGCGAAGGACCGCATCGTCGCGTTGCGAGCGAAGCTGCCGACCTCCGGCGCGCCGGCGATGCACCCCAACGACACCACGGGCACGGGCATCGGCTGGCGCTGGCCCTTCCCCGAGGTCCCCCTGAGCGGAGTCGCCTGGGTGGGTGAAGACGGCACGCTGAAGCCGACGTTTCACGAGGAGGTCACCGCCCAGGCGTTCCTGCTCGACGACACGGGGCTCGCGGCCTGGGAGGACTGTCGGCCGCGCACCTTCTCGGTGCTCCCGGTGGCCAAAGCCTGTCAGGCGAAGTGTGCGTTCTGTTTCTCGAAGGCCAGTGTCTCGGACCTCGCGCGGCAGCGCAGTGTCTCGCTCGAAGTCCAGTTGCGATGGGCGGACCTCGCCAAGGCCCGAGGCGCCGAGCGCGCCGTCATCACCGGCGGCGGAGAGCCGACGCTGCTGGCGCCGAAGCAACTGCAAGCCCTGGTTCACGGCCTCGCCGAGCGATTCACGAAGACGCTTCTCATCACCAATGGTGCGCGGCTCGATGCCGAGCAGGTGCGGGCCTTGCGGGACGCGGGCCTCTCGGCCCTGGCCCTCAGCCGGCATGGTGTCACCCGGGAGGACGACGCGCGCATCATGGGCGTCTCCGTCGACTCGGGGGCCCTGGCGCGAGCCTTTGGTCTGCGCAGCCGCGCCATCTGCGTGCTCCAGCGCGGAGGAGTCGATGACGTGGAGAAGGTCCGGGCCTATCTCGAGCGCAGCGCGCGGGAGGGGTTTCACGAGGTCTGCTTCAAGGAACTCTATGTCTCCAGCCTCTCCGAGAACCCCTGGGCACCGAGCGCCGTGAACCGGTACTGCGAGGACCACCAGGTGCCGCTGGCGGTGGTGCTCCGCGCCATGGAGGTGGCGGGCTTCACGAAGGTCGCCGAGCTGCCCTGGGGCAGTCCGGTGTTCGAGGGGGAGGTCGCGGGCCGGGTGCTGCGCGTCGCGGCGTATACGGAGCCCTCGGTGGGCTGGGAGCGGACGCATCGGCTGGTGCGCTCGTGGAACCTGATGAGTGATGGAACGTGTCTGGCGTCGCTGGAAGACCCCGCTTCGGAGCTGCGCTCATGA
- a CDS encoding SDR family oxidoreductase yields MNVVISGANRGIGLELVRQCLHRGDGVHAGVRAPERATELTALAHGSHGQLHVHALDVTDEASVRAFAAAIPGPVHLLINNAGVRSRPDDLAGLDSDDLTRTFQVNAVAALRMTLLLRPQLRAAGGAKVANLSSNLGSIADNSWGGAYGYRMSKAALNMATRSLGHDLKEDGILAFALSPGWVRTDMGGSEAPTAVDLSVSGLLSVLGHLGAEDTGGFFDFEGKRLPW; encoded by the coding sequence ATGAACGTCGTCATTTCCGGTGCGAACCGGGGTATCGGTCTCGAGCTGGTGCGGCAGTGCCTCCACCGAGGTGACGGGGTCCACGCGGGAGTCCGGGCACCCGAGCGTGCAACGGAGCTCACCGCGCTCGCCCACGGCTCCCACGGCCAGCTTCACGTCCACGCGCTGGACGTCACGGACGAGGCCAGCGTGCGGGCGTTCGCGGCGGCGATTCCCGGCCCCGTGCACCTGCTCATCAACAACGCGGGCGTGCGCAGCCGGCCGGACGACCTGGCGGGGCTCGACAGCGACGACCTCACCCGCACCTTCCAGGTGAACGCGGTGGCGGCGCTGCGGATGACACTGCTCCTGCGGCCCCAGTTGCGCGCGGCCGGTGGCGCGAAGGTGGCGAACCTCAGCTCGAACCTCGGCTCCATCGCGGACAACAGCTGGGGAGGTGCCTACGGCTACCGGATGTCCAAGGCGGCGCTGAACATGGCCACGCGCTCGTTGGGCCACGACTTGAAGGAGGACGGCATCCTCGCCTTCGCCCTCAGCCCGGGCTGGGTCCGCACGGACATGGGGGGCAGCGAAGCGCCCACGGCCGTGGACCTGTCAGTCTCGGGATTGCTCTCCGTCCTCGGCCACCTGGGCGCCGAGGACACGGGGGGCTTCTTCGACTTCGAAGGCAAGCGACTCCCCTGGTGA